One window from the genome of Campylobacter concisus encodes:
- a CDS encoding YajQ family cyclic di-GMP-binding protein — MATEHSFDISAEVDMMEVKNALETAKKEIAARYDFKGLAAEVELNEKEKFITLLSSSDNKIDALKDIVISKLIKRNIPPVAITETKREPASGGNLKATLKLNDTLDAENSKKITKAIKDSKIKVSAQIRGEEIRVTSKSIDDLQECIKLVRGLNLELPISFKNLK; from the coding sequence ATGGCAACTGAGCATAGTTTTGATATAAGTGCCGAGGTCGATATGATGGAGGTTAAAAACGCGCTGGAGACGGCAAAAAAAGAGATCGCGGCGAGGTATGACTTTAAAGGGCTTGCGGCTGAGGTAGAGCTAAACGAAAAAGAAAAATTTATCACGCTTCTTAGCTCAAGCGACAACAAGATCGACGCACTAAAAGACATCGTGATCTCAAAGCTCATCAAGCGAAACATCCCACCAGTAGCGATCACAGAGACAAAAAGAGAGCCAGCGAGTGGTGGAAATTTAAAGGCGACACTAAAGCTAAATGACACACTTGACGCTGAAAACTCAAAAAAGATAACCAAAGCGATCAAAGACTCAAAGATCAAAGTGAGCGCGCAGATAAGGGGTGAAGAGATCAGAGTGACAAGCAAAAGCATAGATGATCTGCAGGAGTGTATAAAGCTCGTTAGGGGGTTAAATTTAGAACTTCCAATAAGCTTTAAAAATCTAAAATAA
- a CDS encoding YegJ family protein, giving the protein MSFFKKILGKQIDLGKQMPIYFVSSDEDYMQRAFEQARESFRYFWREVYWERHRIVPMLDYAMVKICFLDVVNGEEVGEHMWIDDVEFDGETIYGTLVNEPDAVQNVKVGDQVSVKIDEMSDWLFAIDGRAYGGFSVQAMRSRMQKKELKEHDKEWGLDFGDFNDILVVYEQKEHPENLIEHPMSKNTYEQVKQYIKEHPNMVTDADEFGYTQLHHEAIAGNLNLVNLLLENGADKNARTKSGKIAADFAENLGWSEIAKVLK; this is encoded by the coding sequence ATGAGCTTTTTTAAGAAAATTCTCGGTAAACAAATCGATCTTGGCAAGCAAATGCCGATCTATTTTGTAAGTAGCGACGAAGACTACATGCAGCGTGCATTTGAGCAAGCTCGTGAGAGCTTTAGATATTTTTGGCGTGAGGTTTACTGGGAGCGCCACAGGATCGTACCTATGCTTGACTATGCAATGGTAAAAATTTGCTTTTTAGATGTCGTAAATGGCGAAGAAGTTGGCGAGCACATGTGGATAGACGATGTGGAATTTGATGGCGAAACGATATATGGAACACTCGTAAACGAGCCTGACGCCGTGCAAAACGTTAAAGTAGGCGATCAAGTAAGCGTGAAGATAGATGAGATGAGCGACTGGCTCTTTGCGATAGATGGACGTGCATACGGCGGATTTAGCGTGCAGGCGATGCGTTCACGCATGCAAAAGAAAGAGCTAAAAGAGCACGATAAAGAGTGGGGGCTTGATTTTGGGGATTTTAACGATATTTTGGTAGTTTATGAGCAAAAAGAGCATCCTGAAAATTTGATAGAGCATCCAATGAGCAAAAATACATATGAGCAAGTAAAGCAATATATAAAAGAGCACCCAAATATGGTCACGGATGCTGATGAGTTTGGCTATACGCAGCTTCACCACGAGGCGATCGCAGGAAATTTAAATCTTGTAAATCTTTTACTAGAAAACGGCGCTGATAAAAATGCCCGCACAAAAAGTGGCAAAATAGCGGCTGATTTTGCTGAGAATTTAGGCTGGAGCGAAATCGCAAAGGTGCTTAAATAG